Part of the Trueperaceae bacterium genome is shown below.
GAGGACCTCACGGAGGAAGCGGTGCTGGCGGGCTTGCGGAACGGGCACAGCTACATCTCGTCGGGGCCAGAGCTGCTGCTCACGGGCCGGGCCCGAGACGCCGCCGGCGCGGAGGTAAGGGCCATGTGCGGCGACACGCTGCCGGCGTTTGGCGCCGGCGTCGAGGCGCGCTGGTCGGGGGCGGGAGAGGGCGACCGCGTGCGCCTCGTCGTCGACGGCGCGGTCGTGGAGGAGGTCCCTGCCGGTCGGGACGGCTCGCGCGCCTGGCAGGTGGGTGAGCGCGCGAGCTGGTGCACGGTCGAGCTGCGTGACGCGAGCGGCGAACTGCACGCCGTCAGCAACCCGATCTACCTGGTTCGGGCGGCGGGGAGAGCCGAGGCGGGGGCCAGTTGAGCAGCGGCGCTGCTCCCGGTAGTGGTCTCGCTGAGCCATCGAGCCTGGACCTCGCCTCCGTCGCAGCGGTCGTGTCCGACATGGACGGGGTGCTGTGGCGGGGTGCCGAGTACCTGCCGGGCGTCACCGAGTTCTTCGAGCTCTTAGGTCGGCTCGGCGTGCCGTACGTCTTCGCCACCAACAACAGCGGCACCGAGCCGGAGGCGTACGCCGCGCGGCTGCGCGCCGGCGGTGTCCCCGGCGTGAGCGCGAGGCAGGTCGTGACGTCGGGGACCGTAATGGCGGAAGTGCTGAGCGTCCGCTACCCGTCGGGCACCGCGGTCCACGTGCTGGGCAGCCCGGCCCTGAAGGCCGCCTTGGAGGAGGTCGGATTCGTCGTCTCCGACCCTTCCGCGCCCGGCGACGTCGAGGTAGTGGTGGTCGGGATCGACACCACGCTGACGTACGACAAGCTGGCGCTCGCGGCACGTCGCATCCTGAACGGAGCCGCGTTCTACGGCACGAACGGGGACGTGAGCCTGCCCACCGCCGGCGGGCTGGCTCCCGGTACTGGCAGCATCCTGGCCGCCCTCACCGCGGCCACCGGGACGGCTCCGCAGGTGGTGGGCAAGCCGGAGCGCCACATCTTCCGCTCGGCGGTCCACCGGCTCGGCTCGTCTCCCGAC
Proteins encoded:
- a CDS encoding HAD-IIA family hydrolase; translated protein: MSDMDGVLWRGAEYLPGVTEFFELLGRLGVPYVFATNNSGTEPEAYAARLRAGGVPGVSARQVVTSGTVMAEVLSVRYPSGTAVHVLGSPALKAALEEVGFVVSDPSAPGDVEVVVVGIDTTLTYDKLALAARRILNGAAFYGTNGDVSLPTAGGLAPGTGSILAALTAATGTAPQVVGKPERHIFRSAVHRLGSSPDRTLMVGDRLDTDVLGAQRSGMRTALLLTGVESPASAAASAVRADAVFADLPALSRAWGAARSAPGGDR